Proteins from one Anopheles nili chromosome 2, idAnoNiliSN_F5_01, whole genome shotgun sequence genomic window:
- the LOC128720820 gene encoding microfibril-associated glycoprotein 4-like — translation MRSNRTMGFRGTVVLLCLNFAAILVTVVSESNETVASTTLAPTGLSSPGFGFEMLMAKLDYLQYKLLEMDFSMKEQSEGVAQNQAHLEKLFGSMLWAISWLDQAVGNNLTALQSQSWKILSRQKACANHELIRNEIFSLAPKQGLSPNARSLYDLQGMRHKGPFESCKDEPTKVSGKYLLRETGDDEPFPVVCEQTKYGGGWLVVQHRFQGSVDFYRNWTEYRDGFGSVDGEFWLGLEHLHRLTSAKPYQLLIEVEDFAGDYRYARYREFEIGSEAEQYTLKKLGAYSGTGGDSLTYHKGMKFTTIDRDNDGATTNCAVTCEGAWWFNNCHHSNLNGRYMNAVDVKSISWYHFKSSHQGMAYSRMMIREV, via the coding sequence ATGCGCTCCAACAGAACGATGGGTTTCCGTGGTACGGTAGTGTTATTGTGTTTGAATTTCGCGGCCATTTTGGTGACGGTGGTCTCCGAAAGCAATGAGACCGTGGCTAGCACGACGCTCGCACCCACCGGTTTGAGTTCTCCCGGGTTCGGGTTCGAGATGCTGATGGCCAAACTGGACTACCTGCAGTAcaagctgctcgagatggacTTTTCGATGAAAGAACAAAGCGAAGGAGTCGCTCAAAACCAGGCCCACCTGGAGAAGCTGTTCGGTAGCATGCTGTGGGCGATCAGCTGGCTTGATCAGGCGGTTGGGAACAACCTAACCGCGCTGCAATCACAATCCTGGAAGATCCTTTCCCGCCAGAAGGCGTGCGCAAACCACGAGCTCATCCGGAATGAGATCTTTAGTCTCGCGCCGAAACAGGGCCTCTCACCGAACGCTCGTTCGCTGTACGACCTGCAGGGAATGCGCCATAAGGGTCCGTTCGAATCGTGCAAGGACGAACCCACGAAGGTGTCCGGAAAGTACCTGCTGCGAGAGACCGGAGACGATGAACCGTTCCCGGTGGTGTGTGAACAGACAAAGTACGGtggcggttggttggtggtgcAACATCGGTTCCAGGGATCGGTCGATTTTTACCGCAACTGGACGGAGTACCGGGATGGGTTCGGTAGCGTGGACGGTGAGTTTTGGCTTGGACTGGAGCACCTGCATCGTCTGACGTCGGCTAAACCGTACCAGCTGCTGATCGAGGTGGAGGACTTTGCTGGTGATTATCGGTACGCGCGGTATCGCGAGTTTGAGATCGGAAGCGAAGCGGAACAGTACACCCTGAAGAAGCTGGGCGCGTACAGTGGCACCGGTGGGGATTCGCTGACGTACCACAAGGGCATGAAGTTTACGACCATCGATCGGGACAATGATGGCGCGACGACGAACTGTGCGGTGACGTGTGAGGGTGCCTGGTGGTTCAACAACTGCCATCATTCGAATCTTAACGGGCGGTATATGAATGCGGTCGATGTGAAGTCGATTTCGTGGTATCACTTCAAAAGCTCACACCAGGGAATGGCGTACTCTCGGATGATGATTCGTGAGGTGTAG